The genome window CAAACACGAGGCAGAGAATTCATATTTCAACATCTTTACTTCAATCGACATCGCCCTTATTTTGCAGGGAATCCTTAGCCTGCTGGCACTTACTTTCGCCTACGATGCCATCGCCGGAGAGTACGAACATGGCACCCTACGCTTAGTGCTATCCCATCCCGTGAGACGTGGGTCGATCCTGTTCGCCAAATATATCGGGGCGATGGTCTGCTTGCTCGTGCCGTTGTTGATGAGTCTGCTCTTTGTGCTTATTTTGCTGACAACATCCGCCATGATTTCCCTGAACACCGATGATCTTCTGCGTGTCGGCGGGATTGTTCTTACGTCACTCATCTATCTGTCGCTGTTTTACCTCATCGGCATGCTCATTTCTGCAATCACACGCCGAACCAGCACTGCGCTCATCCTTTCAATGTTCGTCTGGGGATTTTTAGTGCTTGTCTATCCAAATATGATCCTCACTGCAGTTGATACTGCCCCGCGAACGGATACGCAACCCGCCACCTACCATCAAGTTAAACAGATGTGGGAGGAATTTGAGAGAAAGCGGGAGCAGTTTCTCCGCAACGATGCTATCCCAGGAGAGGATTGGGAACTTAACTTTTATACGAGGTTTAATGACCAACCATCAAGATTACTGTATTACCACTATCCTGGCGGCAACCTTGAAACGATAGATGAGAAATCCGAACCACAAGTGCCACACGCCCAGAGTTATCACCACTACCTCGGAATGTTGACTGTTAATATCGCAGAACGAAGATCGCTCATCCGAAAACCTGCATTCGAGACGATCTACGTCCAACCGGCAAATAGAGGACGAATGTTGTTGAAGTTCTCACCCGCGGGGTTGTATGATGCCGCAACGGAAGCGTGGGCAG of Candidatus Poribacteria bacterium contains these proteins:
- a CDS encoding ABC transporter permease subunit, with translation MFLTLIRRELLDNLMTFRFAAAVVIMLLLVVANTVVLIKDYERRLADYNTAAETHRQDLREMNKTYSHGMGRMTLDRPPNPLSIFNTGLDKRLGNEINVSHAFIPTIWDADKHEAENSYFNIFTSIDIALILQGILSLLALTFAYDAIAGEYEHGTLRLVLSHPVRRGSILFAKYIGAMVCLLVPLLMSLLFVLILLTTSAMISLNTDDLLRVGGIVLTSLIYLSLFYLIGMLISAITRRTSTALILSMFVWGFLVLVYPNMILTAVDTAPRTDTQPATYHQVKQMWEEFERKREQFLRNDAIPGEDWELNFYTRFNDQPSRLLYYHYPGGNLETIDEKSEPQVPHAQSYHHYLGMLTVNIAERRSLIRKPAFETIYVQPANRGRMLLKFSPAGLYDAATEAWAGTDLNGTRDFFIAAQRYRQAIINYFHDEKIFASRQWFAADQGAVDWDTLPQFSFQRSDIGTNAKRALPDLFLLLTMNVLLFIGIFLVFIKSEV